In a genomic window of Mastacembelus armatus chromosome 3, fMasArm1.2, whole genome shotgun sequence:
- the LOC113138077 gene encoding carbohydrate sulfotransferase 1 has protein sequence MQCSWKAVILLALASIAIQYTAIRTLTSKPFQLCPLPSPQNCGLGGQETESPFERVAAGSGGCDDYPYFSINATRKTHILVLATTRSGSSFVGQLLNQNQEVFYLFEPLYHVQTTLIPRLSHSRNAADRRVMLGASRDLLRSLYGCDLYFLESYIKPTPTNHTTDKLFRRGASRALCQQPVCDAFGPADINVEEGDCVKKCAALNMTLATEACREKRHIAIKIVRVPEIGDLRALVEDPRLNIKVIQLVRDPRGILSSRIETFRDTYRLWRIWRATGRRPYNLDLSQLTVVCEDFLSSVSTGLSHPYWLKGKYMLVRYEDLARNPLLKTKEIYDYLGLPMDKNVEDWIHANTRGSNEPSAKHKFGTVRDSAANAESWRLKLSYDMVEYTQTVCQKVLHQLGYKAVKSVEELKNMSLSLVQDKTFVPFL, from the coding sequence ATGCAATGTTCCTGGAAGGCAGTGATTCTGTTGGCCTTGGCCTCCATTGCCATCCAGTACACAGCCATCCGGACACTCACCTCCAAGCCTTTCCAGCTGTGTCCATTGCCCAGCCCCCAGAACTGTGGTCTCGGGGGCCAGGAGACAGAATCTCCCTTTGAGCGAGTAGCAGCAGGCAGTGGAGGCTGTGATGACTACCCTTACTTTTCCATCAATGCCACACGTAAAACACACATCCTGGTCCTGGCCACCACCCGTAGTGGGTCTTCCTTTGTTGGCCAGCTGCTCAACCAGAACCAGGAGGTATTCTACCTATTTGAGCCTCTCTATCATGTGCAGACCACATTGATCCCACGTCTGTCACACAGTCGCAATGCTGCTGACCGACGCGTGATGCTGGGCGCCAGTCGAGACCTCCTGCGTAGCTTGTACGGTTGCGACCTCTATTTCCTGGAGAGCTACATCAAACCGACGCCCACAAACCACACCACAGACAAACTGTTCCGTCGTGGTGCCAGCCGAGCATTGTGCCAGCAACCTGTATGCGATGCCTTCGGTCCTGCTGATATTAACGTGGAAGAAGGGGACTGTGTTAAGAAGTGTGCAGCTCTAAACATGACTTTAGCAACAGAAGCATGCCGTGAGAAGCGGCACATTGCAATCAAAATCGTTCGGGTGCCAGAGATTGGAGATCTGCGCGCTTTGGTGGAAGACCCCCGGCTGAATATTAAAGTGATTCAACTCGTCAGAGACCCACGTGGCATCCTGTCATCACGGATTGAGACATTCAGGGATACGTATCGTTTGTGGCGTATTTGGAGGGCCACAGGGAGGCGGCCGTATAATCTAGACTTGAGTCAGCTTACAGTTGTCTGTGAAGACTTCCTCAGCTCTGTTTCAACTGGTCTCAGCCATCCCTACTGGCTAAAAGGAAAATACATGTTGGTTCGCTATGAGGATTTGGCTCGAAATCCACTCCTAAAGACAAAAGAGATCTATGACTATCTGGGGCTGCCTATGGATAAAAATGTGGAAGACTGGATACACGCAAACACTCGGGGCAGCAATGAGCCCTCAGCAAAACACAAGTTCGGTACAGTGAGGGATTCAGCTGCTAATGCGGAGAGTTGGCGTTTGAAACTGTCTTATGACATGGTAGAATACACACAGACCGTGTGTCAGAAAGTACTTCACCAGCTGGGATACAAGGCTGTAAAATCAGTAGAGGAACTGAAAAATATGTCCCTCTCGCTGGTACAGGACAAAACTTTTGTACCTTTTTTGTAA